The Entelurus aequoreus isolate RoL-2023_Sb linkage group LG04, RoL_Eaeq_v1.1, whole genome shotgun sequence nucleotide sequence cacccacctgaaAAAGGCGCGCAGCAGGCggttgctgcagggatgtcgcctcttTCTTGTCAGGAGAACAACTAGCCATGGTTttaaacctgatatttccataaggtagatgactttcttttttaaatttctgctcgcttgtggctcattaATAACAATTGAACTACAGCCAAGTTCCCCCAGCTACGGCACTCCTGAGGGTCAAAATGGACATGTGTGCGTTAATCGCACCACAGTTTTCATCTGAACGGAACCTTTCGAGTACGTTCGGCTCGACCGGGAATCGTGAGCTCCCCCAACTCCAAAAAAATAACCTAGATTACTCAGAAATTTCGGTTTTCCGGGTCATTTTTCGAACTTACACAATTTCCACAtatctcaaccgatttgaaatgtTCCGctgtccacacactccactcaccgcggacaatcaaactaccattaaAGTTAAAATAAATTCCAGTAATTTctagaattcccgtttttccaaagccctattttcacctcttcttgGAAAATTTCACAGTGCGTATTTTCAAACCGTTTtcgaccattccacctttaaaacattcttcttaattccatccatccatccatcttcaaccgcttatccggaatcgggtcgcggggacagcagctccagcaaagacccccagacttccctctccagagcaacatttgcgacttcctcctggggaatcccgaagcgttcccaggccagagaggagatgtaatccccccatctggtccttggtctgccgcggggcctcctcccagtgggacgtgcaacgaggacctccctagggagacgctcgtgaggcatccgcacgagatgcccgaaccacctaagctggctcctttccaagcgaaggagcagcggctctactccgagtctctctcgggtgactgcacttctcaccctatctctaagggagatgccagccacccttctgaggaaactcatttcggccgcttgtatccgcgatcttattctttcggtcattacccacacttcatgaccataggtgagagtaggaatgtagatagctcggtagaccgagagctttgccttctggctcagctcccgtttcgtcacaacagtgcggcagagagactgcaatactgccccagctgctccgattctccggctgatttccttctccatctttccctcactcgtgaacaagacccagagatacttaaactcctccacctgggacagagtcctgtcccctacccggactgtacaaaccatcggtttcctgctgagaaccatggcctcagatttggagatgctgatcctcattccagccgctgaacactcggctgcgaaccgatccagtgagagctgaaggtcacgaaccgaaggtgccatcaggaccacatcatctgcaaacagcagtgacgcaacctttagccccccgagacgtataccctctccgccatggccacgaccccgcctagaaatcctgtccatgaaaatcacaaacaggataggtgacagagcgcagccctggcggagaccaacccccactggaaacggatccgacttacatccaagcacccggacacaactctcgctttggttgtacagagattggatggccctcaacagggttcccctcactccgtactccctcagcacctcccacaagatctcccgagggacgcggtcatacgccttctccaaatccacaaaacacatgtagactggataggcatactcccaggccctctccaggattcccgcaagcgtaaagagttggtcagttgttccacgaccaggacggaatccacattgctcctcttgaatctgaggttcgactatcggccggaccctcctttccagtaccttggcgtaaactttcccagggaggctgagtagtgtgatacccctgtaattagcacacaccctctggtccccctttttgaaaaggggaaccaccaccccagtctgccactccctcggcactgtcccagacttccacgcaatgttgaaaaggcgtatcaaccaagacagcccatcaacacccagagccttcagcatttctggacggatctcgtcaacccccggagctttgccactgtggagttgtctaactacctcagtgacttcactccgagagatcaacgtcgatcccccatcatcctcaggccctgctcctatcagggagggtgtgtctgatgtatttgggttcaggagttcctcaaagtgctctttccaacgccccacgacttcctcacttgaagtcagcaaagtcccatccttgccgtacacagcttggatggttccctgcttccccctcctgaggtgccgtatggtcttccagaacagctttggtgccgcccgatagtccttctccatggattccccgaactgctcccacaccctctgcttagcctcgtccacagccacggccgctgcccttcgggcccgccggtaccttgcaactgcctccggagtcccctgggataacataccccggtaggactccttcttcagtcggacggcttccctgaccaccactgtccaccagggtgttcgagggttaccgccccttgaggcacctaagaccttctggccacagctcgcatctgcagctttagcaatagaggctttgaacattgcccattcctgttcaatgtccccaacctccacagggatggcagagaagtcccgccggaggtgggagttgaagtccttccggacagaggactcctccaaacgttcccagttcacccgcactacacgcttgggtttgccaggtctgtccagaggtttcccccgccatctaacccaactcaccaccagatggtgatcagttgacagttcagcccctctcttcacccgagtgtccaaaacatacggcctcagatcagctgatacgattacaaaatcgatcattgatctttggcctagggtgctctggtaccaggtacacctatgagcatccttatgcttgaacatggtgtttgttatcgcaagtccgtgactagcacagaagtccaataacaatccaccactcaggttcagatcagggagaccgttcctcccaatcacgccagtccaagtatcactgtcattgcccacgtgcgcgttgaagtcccccagcaagactatggaatcccctgccggcgccccatacaggactccatgcaaggtatccaagaaggctgaatactctgaactcctgtttggtgcgtatgcacaaacaacagtcagagttttcccccctccaaccctaaggcgaagggaggcgaccctcttgtccactggggtgaactccaacgtacaggcactcagccggggactcgtgagtatccccacacccgcctgtgccctcacaccctgagcaactccagaagtgaacaaggtccatcccttgtccaggagtgtggtttcagagcccttgctatgcgtagaggtaagccccaccagatccaaccggtagcgctccacctctcgcaccagctcaggctccttccccaccagcgtagagacgttccacgtcccgaaagtcagcctctgctgccccgaattggtccgtccggagcctccactttcaccgccatccacttggcagcgcacccgaccccactggttccgaccgcgggtggtgggcccacgtggcagagaagatggcgtgtccacgtagcttcttcgggctgtgcccggccgggctccgtggcaagcccggccaccaggcgctcgctgacgagccctacctccgggcctagctccggaggagggccccgggcttcctccgggccgggtaacgcatcctcttttagtgtagttcatggggggtatcgtaaccctgatggggggggcattcgggtgctacaccttgcccaagggtgacccggaactatgtaaggcaggggcgttcaactccctgaggcttaatacaagcccacataccaattgggacaacaaaactaccatttttcttttcgtacaaattacagttttttccgaaatacccatttatATTAtggtactacgtcaacatttttcaactgttttgaaCAATTCCAAGACCAATTCATTCATATCAAGGACAAGGACACCTACTTTTTCGAAAATTCCGCATTTCCCAAATTCTTAGGAAATTCCCGTTGAAACGaatggatgtattcatagttACACAATGCCCAAAATGCTCTAAATTTTGTGCCATTTTTTACCTGATTCTGACCTTCCAATCATCAACCCACACTGTTCTTCACTTATGTCGACCGcaaaacatgttgtccctttcccaaaattcccggttttccctaaatttcaggtaattttctgccattgaCAATTAATGGGAAAtacacaatcgactgcatatcccacatttgtcatccaatttgaaccgttcaaacatccacacactccgctcaccctggacattcaagccagcatgtttcctggtTCCCAAAATTCTCAGATTActtggaattaccaggaatttccttcTAATGAAAATGataggcaatatacaaacctctccatatcccacatttctcaactgattcaaactattccaacatccacacactccacacaccctggacattcaagtatttcagttccACTCATGCGTATCCTCATTCCTACTGGAATTGCAAATTCTTGTTTAagtctttttgtcatttttgtcttTGACGTGTCAGCATTTTGTGTAAAAAAGGGGTCCTCTTATAATCAGTCGGCTCGTGTTTAGATAAGCTggtattttttcatttatatttcTGTGACAGTGTTTtgtacagggtgtaccctgccttctgcccgactgCAGCTAGGATAGGCCCCAGCCCCCCTGCGACCTCAATAGGGACAAGTGgttgaaaattaatggatgggTGTCAATCAAAACAGAGCATACTTTTTGATGCATCTTTTTTTATTGGCTCTCAGACTGTACAGTGTTGTTACACGACAAGTGATTTATTTGTGCAACACAATTTTCTGGCAAACATAATTAAGACAGTTATTAGTATAATGACAAACAAAACAACTATAATAATTTGTCCCGAGTGAATCCCTTTTTTGTGCGGGGAACAATAAAGCGAAGAACTTGTCAAAAACTCATCAATCTGAATTCTTGTGTTACCTGTAAAGCATGTGCTTTGACTGATGTCAGGCAACTTAATCCTGGACTCATTAAGGATTTTCAACCATTGGGCGTCACAACAGTTAAAGTCGTTCCCGCTAATATACATAGCTTGAAGATGTGTTGACAATGCTTTAATCAATGATTGGTTTAAAGACAAAAAACTATTATTCTTTATGCTGAGTTCTCTCAGAGGAGAGCAAGTTAAATTGCTCGGTAAGACAGTTAGATAGTTGTTGGATATATTCAGATGTGTTAGTGCTGGTAGGCAGGGTAGCAACATGTCAGAACTGTTCATGTTTACTTCACCCATCATCAACGACTGCAGCGTTTCCTGCACGCCCTCCAGTGCACCAACCTGCATGACCATATGGACATTTCTAGCTAAGTTGAGGGATATCAGAGAGGTTTTCTGGAAAGTGTTTGCATGAAGAATATTTATGCCATTGTCTACAAGGTTGAGATATTTGAGGGTTCTCAATTTTCCAAAGGAAACACATGATGAGTTTAAGTTAAGTTGCGGTGATATAGAGCTCTGCATTTGGCTCACGGGAGCACAAGGCTTTACTGAGTTATCTTGAAGATTTATTGTCTCAACCTGTGTGAGCGCCTGTAGAAAGAGCGGCGATACCGATTCGAGTCCATTACTTTGCATGTTCAGGTACTTTAAGGAAGGGAAATAAAGTTGCCTATAGTGTCCAGATTCACCGTCATGCCGAACATTCCATGTGAGATTTTGCACGCAGTTAAAACTGAAATTTAGCTCTTCCAAATTCAAGAGAAGGCTCAAAGTCTCCAAAGGGAAAGATGTAAAGTGGTTATAGCTAAGGTCAATGTAGATCAATGGCATTAGTCTCCAGTTGGAATGAAGATAGTTTTTTGTAATTCTGACATTACCTTTTCTTACGatgtcattgtaaagagaattaaCCTCTGATACCATTGATGCCTCTGAAGTTAGGGTGCCCACCATGTTATGATGTAAATAGAGATACTTTAGTTGGTTAAATTTGGGGAGAATTGGGAAATAAAGTAGTTTGTTATGACTAAGATCAAGAACTTCAAGATTGTACACTTGGTTATCCGCCGCAGAAACAAAGAACTGTATAGAATTTCTACTTAGATTCAAACACTTAACTTGTGGCAATTTAAAATCACAGATATGGCAAAGGTTATTCTTGGCCAGGCTTAAGATCTCTAGTTTTCGAAGCGGTTCAAACGTTCCCCCATCAATTGTTGATATCAGATTGTCATCAATAGTAATGCTCCTCAGATCTTGACTCTCTTTGAACAATTTGTGTGTGAGTGTTGTTAAATAATTCCCAGTCATCTTAAGTTTCTCGAGAGAAGATTTGTTTAGTAGGTACAGTTTTACCGCTTCTTCTCCCAAACTGTTCATTGATATGTCCAAACTCTTAAGTCTACCAAGAGATTGGAGACTTTTGCTGTTTCTCTCGAGGTTGTTGTTCAGCGCATTCACAGACAAATTCAGCTCCTCAAGCAAAGCCAGGTTTTCAAATGCCCCTTTAGAGATGAGTTCCAGCTGGTTGCTGCTTAAGTCCAGCTGCTCCAAGTACAGCAAATCAATTGTGTGCAACTGTCTGATGAAATTATTGGACAGATCAAGTTTTTGCAGCCTTACATCCAAATCCAGGGGGATGGAATATAAATTCTGGTTACTCCAGGATTGGCCCTTGAAATGAAACATTAATCATCATCAGTGCATACTTTTAAGATCACAGAGCAAATGTTTGATCTAAAACATAAATAGATTAAGAAAGACTTTTTACAAATTGCATTTCCTTGAGCTTACCTTCAGACCATCATCCTTAAATCCAGTTGTGTAAAGGTCATGGCCGAGTGACCAGAGTAGCAGGAGATTAACAAGCATGTGTCTGACCATGTTCCCTCTGCTGTTTCAGTGCTTTTGTCACCCACTTACACACCCTTTTTACAGCCCAGCCTCATAAAAAAAGAGGACGAAAGCAGCTGTGAACACCAGATAGGCTTTGGGAGACTCTTTTTAAACAATGACTGCATGAAGAGAGTACAATTTAGCTTTTAGATATGGAAGATATTTTAAAAACTAATGAACCtatgtacaaaaatgtttttctttactGAAGCATACGTACATATCTCAGTATACATACATTAGACCGCTTCTTTTCTTAGTTGGGGAATCTGGAATACGTCTATAAACATTATCATTatagtatttgtttttatttgacacCGGCAAAATGGAAATCATTTTAAATTAGGCTTAAGAGGAACAAAGAAACTGATGGTGTGGCGGTGGAGCAGGACGGAAGCTGCTGGCAAGGTATAAAGAGGCCTGCTAAAATAGGCAGAGGTGTTAGCAGATGTAAACAAAGATGTAGGACACATGCACTGAGAGAGGGAAATATCTCATAATGCTTTGaagcttaaaggagaactgctatcttttggaattttgcccaacatttacaatccttatgtaaggttAGAACACACTTTCTTTTTTtcgtgcattctaaatattaaataaatgcgatcgaaagtctgcttacaatggagcctttggGGGccactctattctgcccataaagcctttaaaacacatccaaacacctccattatgattttatatacatggtgtaagtactgtacatacactactgttcaatagtttggggtcacattgaaatgtccttatttttgaaggaaaagcactgtacttttcaatgaagataactttaaactagtcttaactttaaagaaatacactctatacattgctaatgtggtaaatgactattttagctgcaaatgtctggtttttggtgcaatatctacataggtgcatagaggcccatttccagcaactatcactccagtgttctaatggtacaatgtgtttgctcattggcccagaaggctaattgatgattagaaaactcttgtgccatcatgttcacacatctgaaaacagtttagctcgttacagaagctacaaaactgaccttcttttgagcagattgagtttctggagcatcacatttgtggggtcaattaaacgctcaaaatagccagaaaaagagaactttcatctgaaactcgacagtctattcttgttcttagaaatgaaggctatttcacaaagttgtttgggtgaccccaaacttttgaacggtagtgtatgtaatgtagtaatgggcacattactttaacatattttgatcatttcaagcatacacattaatttaaaaaacgcatcacaacgccccccccccccccccccactacaTTACAGAATTGTACTCACTGTTTGTTAGagctaacaaacataataaaacatcacttactgtgcaatgtctgctgtcatc carries:
- the LOC133648007 gene encoding transforming growth factor beta activator LRRC32-like, whose protein sequence is MVRHMLVNLLLLWSLGHDLYTTGFKDDGLKGQSWSNQNLYSIPLDLDVRLQKLDLSNNFIRQLHTIDLLYLEQLDLSSNQLELISKGAFENLALLEELNLSVNALNNNLERNSKSLQSLGRLKSLDISMNSLGEEAVKLYLLNKSSLEKLKMTGNYLTTLTHKLFKESQDLRSITIDDNLISTIDGGTFEPLRKLEILSLAKNNLCHICDFKLPQVKCLNLSRNSIQFFVSAADNQVYNLEVLDLSHNKLLYFPILPKFNQLKYLYLHHNMVGTLTSEASMVSEVNSLYNDIVRKGNVRITKNYLHSNWRLMPLIYIDLSYNHFTSFPLETLSLLLNLEELNFSFNCVQNLTWNVRHDGESGHYRQLYFPSLKYLNMQSNGLESVSPLFLQALTQVETINLQDNSVKPCAPVSQMQSSISPQLNLNSSCVSFGKLRTLKYLNLVDNGINILHANTFQKTSLISLNLARNVHMVMQVGALEGVQETLQSLMMGEVNMNSSDMLLPCLPALTHLNISNNYLTVLPSNLTCSPLRELSIKNNSFLSLNQSLIKALSTHLQAMYISGNDFNCCDAQWLKILNESRIKLPDISQSTCFTGNTRIQIDEFLTSSSLYCSPHKKGIHSGQIIIVVLFVIILITVLIMFARKLCCTNKSLVV